Proteins encoded together in one Fimbriiglobus ruber window:
- a CDS encoding glycosyltransferase family 87 protein, whose translation MTPPADPGSAPLARFEAIGLWLMGLLLIAFGGLVADRSAFQTDRKTDFGVYARAGFSVRATLTARYFPSAVPENEEYFPPEARELKYDIYQVCDDRGWHYCYPPAFAVFMVPLADPFFWEDRTGYLPFGASVIIWFVINLILAWYAAHALAGAVVPDAVRWSRRWWYARTVPLYICLGGIGYTLSRGQVNIVLVALVAGMFAAAVRGRAVAAGAWLAGAVALKVIPVFLILFPLVRREWRTGIGLAAGLFVLLGVIPAAVWGVEGAVDNNLKVFSAVIAPGSLGVGDQTRQKELTGATSTDSQSFQAVIHNLRYPDKPNRPKVVDKSTRLAHWALSLLMVAVTLVAAWRGLGPAPADQLVFLGLLCVVMLLTTPVSHMHYYAMGLPLVAGLWLKGLAGRPGEFWAGWCTFGVLMTWGVLTALPLFPPVMDLGLLDAGLATFSTVALWAYGVAVMGRCPRTCPVTRPAARLQPVAAVVA comes from the coding sequence ATGACACCGCCTGCTGACCCCGGTTCAGCCCCGCTCGCCCGGTTCGAGGCGATCGGGCTGTGGCTCATGGGCCTACTCTTGATCGCGTTCGGCGGCCTCGTCGCGGACCGGTCCGCGTTCCAGACGGACCGAAAGACGGATTTCGGGGTTTACGCGCGGGCCGGGTTCTCGGTCCGCGCGACGTTGACCGCCCGCTACTTCCCGTCCGCCGTGCCCGAGAACGAGGAATACTTCCCCCCCGAGGCGCGCGAACTCAAGTACGACATTTATCAGGTGTGCGACGACCGCGGGTGGCACTACTGCTACCCGCCCGCGTTCGCGGTGTTCATGGTCCCGCTGGCGGACCCGTTCTTTTGGGAAGACCGGACCGGGTATCTGCCGTTCGGTGCGTCGGTCATCATCTGGTTCGTCATCAATCTGATCCTCGCCTGGTATGCCGCCCACGCCTTGGCCGGGGCGGTCGTCCCGGACGCGGTCCGGTGGTCCCGGCGGTGGTGGTACGCCCGCACGGTCCCGCTCTACATCTGCCTCGGCGGGATCGGGTACACGCTGTCGCGGGGGCAGGTGAATATCGTGCTGGTCGCCCTGGTCGCCGGGATGTTCGCGGCCGCGGTCCGGGGGCGGGCGGTGGCCGCCGGGGCGTGGCTCGCCGGGGCGGTCGCGCTCAAGGTGATCCCGGTGTTCCTGATCTTGTTCCCGCTCGTCCGCCGGGAGTGGCGGACGGGGATCGGTCTCGCGGCCGGCCTGTTCGTACTCCTCGGCGTAATCCCGGCGGCGGTGTGGGGCGTCGAGGGGGCGGTCGACAACAACTTGAAGGTCTTCAGCGCCGTCATCGCGCCGGGCAGCCTCGGGGTCGGCGACCAGACCCGGCAGAAAGAACTCACCGGGGCGACCTCGACCGACAGTCAATCGTTCCAGGCGGTGATCCACAACCTCCGGTACCCCGACAAGCCCAACCGCCCGAAGGTGGTCGACAAGTCGACCCGCCTGGCGCACTGGGCTCTGAGCCTGTTGATGGTGGCCGTCACTCTCGTCGCCGCGTGGCGGGGGCTCGGTCCGGCCCCGGCGGACCAACTCGTTTTCCTCGGCCTGCTCTGCGTGGTCATGTTGCTGACGACCCCGGTGTCGCACATGCACTACTACGCGATGGGGCTCCCCCTGGTCGCCGGTCTGTGGCTGAAGGGGTTGGCCGGGCGACCCGGGGAGTTCTGGGCCGGGTGGTGTACGTTCGGCGTGCTGATGACCTGGGGCGTCCTGACCGCGCTGCCGTTGTTCCCGCCGGTCATGGACCTCGGCCTACTCGACGCCGGCCTCGCGACGTTCTCGACCGTCGCGCTGTGGGCTTACGGCGTGGCCGTGATGGGCCGGTGCCCGCGGACCTGTCCGGTCACGCGGCCAGCCGCCCGATTGCAGCCGGTAGCCGCGGTGGTGGCGTGA